A region of Legionella donaldsonii DNA encodes the following proteins:
- the ppsR gene encoding posphoenolpyruvate synthetase regulatory kinase/phosphorylase PpsR, translating to MKRYVFMISDGTGITAENLGNSLITQFENIEFEKLTIPYIDTVAKAEAAVARIDSSYEETGIKPLIFMTLINPDIAQAIKQSKAKVFDLFNTFLGPLEHELQAKSSYTVGRTHGVANPQSYTQRIEAVDYALAHDDGIKTRGYEKADIILIGVSRCGKTPSCLYMALHFGVLAANYPFAEDDLTSFRLPESLRPYKNKLFGLTIDAERLQHIRTERRPNSQYASMEQCRREVAEVETMYQRENIPYINSTRYSIEEIATKILATAGIKRKF from the coding sequence ATGAAACGATATGTTTTCATGATTTCAGATGGGACAGGGATTACCGCTGAAAATTTAGGCAATAGTTTAATTACGCAATTTGAAAACATTGAGTTTGAGAAACTTACTATTCCCTACATTGATACTGTCGCAAAAGCAGAAGCAGCAGTTGCACGCATAGACTCTTCTTACGAAGAAACAGGTATTAAACCGCTCATCTTCATGACTTTGATTAACCCAGATATAGCTCAAGCAATTAAACAGTCTAAAGCAAAAGTTTTTGATCTTTTTAATACTTTTCTTGGACCTCTCGAGCATGAGTTGCAAGCCAAATCATCTTATACTGTAGGGCGTACTCACGGTGTCGCAAATCCGCAATCATATACTCAACGTATTGAAGCAGTAGACTATGCCTTAGCCCATGACGATGGCATTAAAACACGTGGCTATGAAAAAGCAGACATTATTTTAATTGGGGTATCACGCTGCGGCAAAACGCCAAGCTGCCTTTATATGGCCTTACACTTCGGTGTCTTGGCCGCCAACTACCCTTTTGCCGAGGATGATTTAACCTCTTTTCGCTTACCAGAATCATTAAGGCCTTACAAGAATAAATTGTTTGGACTCACAATTGACGCGGAGAGATTACAGCATATACGTACAGAACGACGCCCTAACAGTCAATACGCTTCGATGGAACAATGTCGACGTGAAGTTGCTGAGGTCGAAACGATGTACCAACGCGAAAACATTCCCTATATCAATTCCACTCGCTATTCAATTGAGGAAATTGCTACCAAGATTCTGGCTACAGCCGGGATTAAACGAAAATTCTAA
- a CDS encoding NUDIX hydrolase has translation MIIGKEMTSSSDKLKNLLAWATEVQAIAQIGLTYSTDLYDKERYEQLARLAVEMMSDVVDVKKEVLQATFLNQAGYATPKVDVRALIIQNDELLLVREAQDGKWALPGGWADVNYSPSECIVKEVHEETGLQTRVKRLLALWDTAKHDHPPHWPYIYKCIFYCEVIGGQFTHSHEILDIGFFSLGTLPPLSECRITRSQLEKLMNLYDSNDFCTVYD, from the coding sequence ATGATTATTGGAAAAGAGATGACAAGCTCGTCTGATAAATTAAAGAATTTGTTGGCCTGGGCTACCGAGGTCCAAGCAATTGCTCAGATTGGCCTTACCTACAGTACTGATCTCTACGATAAAGAACGTTATGAACAACTGGCAAGACTAGCTGTTGAAATGATGTCAGATGTTGTGGATGTAAAGAAAGAGGTTCTTCAGGCAACTTTTCTAAATCAAGCTGGCTATGCGACACCTAAAGTTGATGTCAGAGCCTTGATAATCCAAAATGATGAACTATTATTAGTGCGTGAGGCACAGGATGGAAAATGGGCGTTACCGGGTGGCTGGGCAGATGTCAATTATTCTCCTTCTGAGTGTATAGTGAAAGAAGTACATGAGGAAACAGGATTACAGACCCGAGTAAAACGGCTTCTTGCCTTATGGGATACTGCAAAACATGATCATCCCCCCCACTGGCCTTACATTTATAAATGCATTTTTTATTGTGAGGTAATTGGAGGGCAATTTACCCATAGTCATGAAATTCTCGATATAGGTTTTTTTAGTCTGGGGACTTTACCGCCACTGTCAGAATGCCGGATTACTAGAAGCCAGCTCGAAAAATTAATGAATTTATATGATTCCAATGATTTTTGTACTGTTTATGATTAA